Proteins encoded within one genomic window of Tamandua tetradactyla isolate mTamTet1 chromosome 11, mTamTet1.pri, whole genome shotgun sequence:
- the RWDD3 gene encoding RWD domain-containing protein 3 isoform X2, translating into MVELVQEELSALAAIFCGQDEWEVLSSSETDGTVFRIHTKAKGLEDVDIPLELVFHLPVTYPLCLPGISINSEHLTRAQCVTAKEKLLEQAKKLLSEPMVHELVLWIEQNLRHILSQPETGCGGEGCTFPASAVVEDGLWITLLHLDHMRAKTKYIKTVQKWASDLRLTGRLMFMGKIILILLQGDRNNIKEYLILQKTSKVDVDSSGKKCKEKMISVLFETKVQTEHKRFLAFEVKEYSSLDELQKEFESAGLTEIFSEFVLGLVK; encoded by the exons ATGGTGGAGCTGGTGCAGGAGGAGCTCTCGGCTCTGGCCGCGATTTTCTGCGGGCAGGATGAGTGGGAGGTGCTGAGCAGCTCAG AGACAGATGGGACTGTGTTCAGAATTCACACAAAAGCCAAAGGCCTTGAGGACGTGGATATACCCTTAGAGTTGGTGTTTCATTTGCCAGTCACTTACCCTTTGTGTCTGCCTGGTATCTCCATTAACTCTGAACACCTGACCAGGGCCCAGTGTGTGACTGCGAAAGAGAAGTTACTTGAACAAGCAAAGAAACTTTTGTCAGAACCCATGGTTCATGAGCTTGTTCTCTGGATTGAGCAGAATCTCAGACATATTCTCAGCCAGCCGGAAACAGGATGTGGCGGTGAAGGGTGCACTTTTCCAGCAAGCGCAGTTGTGGAAGATGGATTGTGGATAACTCTTTTGCATTTAGACCACATGCGAGCAAAGACTAAATATATCAAAACTGTGCAGAAGTGGGCTTCAGATTTAAGGCTGACAGGAAGACTGATGTTCATGGGTAAAATAATACTGATTTTACTACAAGGAGACAGAAACAACATCAAG GAATACCTGATTCTTCAGAAAACTTCCAAAGTAGATGTGGACTCAAGTGGAAAGAAGTGCAAAGAGAAAATGATTAGTGTACTGTTTGAAACAAAAGTACAGACAGAACACAAAAG GTTTCTGGCATTTGAAGTCAAAGAGTATTCATCGTTGGATGAGTTACAAAAGGAATTCGAATCTGCAGGACTTACGGAGATTTTCTCTGAATTTGTTCTTGGGCtggtaaaataa